The following are encoded in a window of Chlorocebus sabaeus isolate Y175 chromosome 10, mChlSab1.0.hap1, whole genome shotgun sequence genomic DNA:
- the CREB1 gene encoding cyclic AMP-responsive element-binding protein 1 isoform X3 translates to MTMESGAENQQSGDAAVTEAENQQMTVQAQPQIATLAQVSMPAAHATSSAPTVTLVQLPNGQTVQVHGVIQAAQPSVIQSPQVQTVQISTIAESEDSQESVDSVTDSQKRREILSRRPSYRKILNDLSSDAPGVPRIEEEKSEEETSAPAITTVTVPTPIYQTSSGQYIAITQGGAIQLANNGTDGVQGLQTLTMTNAAATQPGTTILQYAQTTDGQQILVPSNQVVVQGTQKL, encoded by the exons ATGACCATGGAATCTGGAGCCGAGAACCAGCAGAGTGGAGATGCAGCTGTAACAGAAGCTGAAAACCAACAAATGACAGTTCAAGCCCAGCCACAGATTGCCACATTAGCCCAG GTATCTATGCCAGCAGCTCATGCAACATCTTCTGCTCCAACTGTAACTCTAGTACAGCTGCCCAATGGGCAGACAGTTCAAGTCCATGGAGTCATTCAGGCGGCCCAGCCATCAGTTATTCAGTCTCCACAAGTCCAAACAGTTCAG atttcaaCTATTGCAGAAAGTGAAGATTCACAGGAGTCAGTGGATAGTGTAACTGATTCCCAAAAGCGAAGGGAAATTCTTTCAAGGAGGCCTTCTTACAG GAAAATTTTGAATGACTTATCTTCTGATGCACCAGGAGTGCCAAGGATTGAAGAAGAGAAGTCAGAAGAGGAGACCTCAGCACCTGCCATCACCACTGTAACGGTGCCAACTCCAATTTACCAAACTAGCAGTGGACAGTATA TTGCCATTACCCAGGGAGGAGCAATACAACTGGCTAACAATGGTACCGATGGGGTACAGGGCCTGCAAACATTAACCATGACCAATGCAGCCGCCACTCAGCCGGGTACTACCATTCTACAGTATGCACAGACCACTGATGGACAGCAGATCTTAGTGCCCAGCAACCAAGTTGTTGTTCAAG